The following is a genomic window from Acidobacteriota bacterium.
ACAATCCTCAACGACTAACGCAGCCCAATCCGGCCCGCCGTGGAACCTGATGCCTGTGCCTGCAAAAGTCGATGCGGGCTCAGGACAGTGGGTGGTCCAACAGGGACTCACTATTGCGTTAAGCGGTGCCGATGATCCACGTGTCCGAAGCGCCGCGCAGCGATTTGTCGATCACCTATCGCGCCAGAGTGGAATTCCGCTGCGCTACCTGACTGCCGAAGCGGGCAAGGCAACGATCCAGATCCAGTGCGATCGCATTGCCGAAAAAGTGCAAAAGCTTGGAGAGGACGAGTCGTACAAGCTGGATGTATCTGTCAGCGGCGCCAAGCTCGCCGCGCCAACGGCTATCGGTGTAATTCATGGACTGCAGACGCTGTTGCAGCTTGTCTCACCCAGCCCCCAAGGATTTGCGGCTCCCGCCGTGCACATCGAAGACGCTCCACGATTCTCCTGGCGCGGGCTCCTGCTTGATTCCTGTCGTCACTGGATGCCGGTCGAAGTCGTAAAACGCACTCTCGACGGCATGGAAGCAGTCAAGATGAACGTCCTCCATTTCCACCTGAGCGAGAACCAGGGATTCCGTGTCGAGAGCAGGAAATTCCCAAAATTGCATGAAATGGGCTCCGCCGGTCACTACTACTCGCAGGAACAGATCAAGGAGCTGATCGCCTACGCGCGCGATCGCGGCATTCGCGTGATGCCTGAGTTCGACATGCCCGGACACACTACGGCATGGTTCGTCGGCTATCCCGAATTGGCATCGGCACCCGGTCCATATGAAATCGAGACTAAATGGGGAGTCTTCGATCCGGCGATGGATCCCACGAAGGAATCCACGTACAAGTTCCTCGACAAATTCATCAAGGAAATGACGGGACTATTTCCCGACGAGTTCTTTCACTTCGGCGGAGACGAGGTCAATGGCAAACAATGGGAGGCGAATTCCGAGATTCAGAGCTTCATGAAGTCGCACAGCCTGAAGACCAACGAGGAGCTCCAGACGTACTTCACGCAGCGCGTCGTCAAGATCATTCTGAAATACAAGAAAACACCTGTCGGATGGGACGAAGTCCTTACTTCCGATCTACCGAAAGACGTGGTTGTTCACTCCTGGCGCGGACCAGAATCAGAGGCAAAAGCAGTGCAGCAAGGCAATCGCGCGCTACTTTCGAACGGTTATTACCTCGATCTGGCTGAGTCGGCCGAGAAGCATTACCTGAACGATCCGCTTGGCGGTGATGCTGCCAAGCTCTCGCCCGACCAGCAGAAGATGATCCTCGGCGGAGAGGCATGTATGTGGTCGGAGATGGTGAGCGCCGAGAATGTCGATTCCCGTATCTGGCCGCGCACGGCAGTAGTCGCCGAACGCCTCTGGTCTCCCGCCGAGGTGCGCGATGTGGACTCGATGTATGCCCGCATGGAAGTCGT
Proteins encoded in this region:
- a CDS encoding beta-N-acetylhexosaminidase; the encoded protein is MRFLVLLCVFSATSLFATQSSTTNAAQSGPPWNLMPVPAKVDAGSGQWVVQQGLTIALSGADDPRVRSAAQRFVDHLSRQSGIPLRYLTAEAGKATIQIQCDRIAEKVQKLGEDESYKLDVSVSGAKLAAPTAIGVIHGLQTLLQLVSPSPQGFAAPAVHIEDAPRFSWRGLLLDSCRHWMPVEVVKRTLDGMEAVKMNVLHFHLSENQGFRVESRKFPKLHEMGSAGHYYSQEQIKELIAYARDRGIRVMPEFDMPGHTTAWFVGYPELASAPGPYEIETKWGVFDPAMDPTKESTYKFLDKFIKEMTGLFPDEFFHFGGDEVNGKQWEANSEIQSFMKSHSLKTNEELQTYFTQRVVKIILKYKKTPVGWDEVLTSDLPKDVVVHSWRGPESEAKAVQQGNRALLSNGYYLDLAESAEKHYLNDPLGGDAAKLSPDQQKMILGGEACMWSEMVSAENVDSRIWPRTAVVAERLWSPAEVRDVDSMYARMEVVSERLETLGLTHQSALHAMKERLAPQHFEALRTLGTTIEPVKGYSRSGTQKYGADAPLNRLPDAVPPESLEGRKFARLVDRIVAGTVSDDDVAVARDTMIDWKLNHDRLSPALQNSLLSEDSLVSQNLSTAATIGLQALDMLGSRASVPAGWADQQMAQLEAMKKGQSELLLVVVTPIQKLVQAVGK